TGTCGGTTTCCTTTTGCTTGTCGTTCCCGCGCAGGCGGGAACCCAGTGTCTTTGTCAGCGGTTGCAAAAGTCGCTGGGCTCCCGCCTTCGCGGGAGCGACGGCATATCACGGCGTCCGCGCGGCCTGGATCGCCTGCCATACGCGGTGCGGCGTGGCGGGCATCTGCACATCCTTCACGCCCAGCGGCGACAGCGCATCGACCAGCGCGTTGATGAACGCCGGCGGCGAGCCGATCGCGCCGGCCTCGCCGCAGCCCTTGACGCCCAGCGGGTTGTGCGTGCACGGCGTGCCGCTGGCGGTCTCGACGGTGAAGTCGGGCAGGTCGCCGGCGCGCGGCATGGCGTAGTCCATGTACGAGCCGGTCAGCAGCTGGCCGCTGTCTTTGTCGTAGACGCACTGCTCCATCATCGCCTGGCCCAGCCCCTGGCCGATGCCGCCATGCACCTGGCCTTCGACGATCATCGGGTTGATGATGTTGCCGAAGTCGTCGACCGCGGTGAACTTGACCACCTGCGACTCGCCCGTGTCCGGGTCGACTTCGACCTCGCACACATAGGCGCCGGACGGGTAGGTGAAGTTGGTCGGGTCGTAGAAGGCGTTTTCGTTCAGGCCCGGCTCGAGCTTGTCGAGCGGGTAGTTGTGCGGCACGTAGGCGCTCAGCGCGACCTCGCCGAAGGTCTTGGTCCGGTCCGTGCCCGCCACGCGGAACACGCCGTTGCTGAACTCGATGTCGCTGTCCGACGCCTCCAGCAGGTGCGCGGCGATCTTCTTGGCCTTGGCCTCGATCTTGTCGAGCGCCTTGACGATGGCCGAGCCGCCCACGGCCAGCGAGCGCGAGCCGTAGGTGCCCATGCCGAACGGCACCCGCCCGGTATCGCCATGCACGATCTCGACCTGGTCGAGCTGCAGCCCCAGGCGGTCGGCCACCACCTGGGCGAAGGTGGTCTCGTGGCCCTGGCCGTGGCTGTGCGAGCCGGTGAAGACCGTCACGGTGCCGGTCGGATGCACGCGGATCTCGCCGACTTCGAACAGGCCCGCGCGCGCGCCGAGCGCGCCGGCGATGTTCGACGGTGCCAGCCCGCACGCTTCGATATAGCAGGAGTAACCGAGGCCGCGCAGCTTGCCGCGCTGCTTCGCTTCATCGCGCCGTGCCGGGAAGCCCTTGACGTCGGCCAGTTCCTGCGCGCGCGCCAGGCAGGGCTCGTAGTCGCCGGTGTCGTAGGTCAGACCCACCGGGGTGGCATACGGGAACTGCCGGATGAAGTTCTTGCGGCGCAGCTCGGCCGGATCGATGTTCAGCTCGTGCGCGGCGGTCTCCACCAGGCGCTCGACCACGAAGGTGGCTTCGGGCCGCCCCGCGCCGCGGTAGGCGTCCACCGGCGCGGTATTGGTGAACACCGCCTGCACCTCGGCATAGATCGCCGGGGTGGCGTACTGGCCGGCCAGCAGCGTCGCGTACAGGATGGTCGGCACGCTGCTGGCGAAGGTCGACAGGTAGGCGCCCATGTTGGCGACCGTATGCACCCGCATCGCCAGGAACTTGCCGTCGGCATCGAGCGCCAGCTCGGCCCGCGTCACATGATCGCGGCCATGCGCGTCGGTCAGGAAGGATTCGCTGCGGTCCGCGGTCCACTTGACCGGGCGGCCGACCTTCTTCGATGCCCAGGTCAGCGCCACGTCTTCCGGGTACAGGAAGATCTTGGAGCCGAAGCCGCCGCCCACGTCGGGCGCGATGATGCGCAGCCGCGATTCCGGCAGCCCCAGCACGAACGCGCCCATCAGCAGGCGTTCGACGTGCGGGTTCTGGTTGGCGACGTAGACGGTGTAGCTGTCGTCCTGGCGCGTGTAGCTGGCGTTGACCGCGCGCGGCTCGATCGCGTTCGGGATCAGCCGGTTGTTGACGATCTCCAGCGTGGTCACGTGCGCGGCCCTGGCGAAGGCCGCATCGGTGGCGGCCTTGTCGCCATGGCCCCAGGTGTAGCAGGTGTTGGCCGGCACGTCGTCGTGCACCAGGGTCGAGGCCGACGCGGCGTCGGCGGCGCTGACCACGGCCGGCAGCTCTTCGTAGTCGACGTCGATCTGTTCGGCGGCGTCGCGCGCCTGCTGCAGCGTCTCGGCGATCACCAGAGCCACCTGGTCGCCGACGTGGCGTACCTTGTCGTGCGCGATCACCGGGTGCGGCGGCTCCTTCATCGGCGAGCCGTCGATGCTGTGGATCAGCCAGCCGCAGGGCAGGCCGCCCACCTTGTCGGCGGCGAGGTCCGCGCCGGTCAGCACGGCGATCACGCCGGGCGCGGCCAGCGCCGCGCTCTTGTCGATCGCGCGGATGCGCGCATGCGCGTACGGCGAGCGCAGGAAATACGCGTAGCTCTGCTGCGGCAGCACGATGTCGTCGGTGTACTGGCCGTTGCCGGTCAGGTAGCGGTAGTCTTCCTTGCGCTTGACGGAAGCGCCCACCAGGCGCTGGTTATCGGGTGCGTTCATGGCGGATCCCCCTTATTCGGCGCTGGCGGCACTGGCCGTGCCCTGCATGGCCGCCTGGCCCTGCTGCACCGCACGCACGATGTTGTGGTAGCCCGTGCAGCGGCACAGGTTGCCTTCAAGGTGGGCGCGGATGGTGGCGGCGTCGGCGTCGGGATGCTGCTGGACCAGCGCGGTCGCGCTCATCACCATGCCCGGCGTGCAGAAGCCGCATTGCAGTCCGTGGCATTCGCGGAAGGCTTCCTGCATTGGGTGCAGGGCGTTGCCTGCCCGGTCGCCGGCCAGTCCTTCGATGGTGGTCACGGTGGCGCCGTCCGCCTGCAGCGCCAGGATGTTGCACGACTTCACCGCGCGGCCATCCAGGTGGACCGTGCAGGCGCCGCACTGCGCGGTGTCGCAGCCGACGTGGGTGCCGGTCAGGCGCAGCTGTTCGCGCAGGAACTGGACCAGGAGGGTGTTGGGTTCTACCTGCGCGTCAACGGGCTTGCCGTTGACCGTCAGGCGGATCGGAATCGCCATGCTTGTCTCCATGTGGGGTGGACGCGCATGACCAATACCCAGATCCCGAAAGCAAAGCGCGGGACTGGCCACGACGCGGTACTGCCGCTTAAGACGGCTATAGGACGGCTAATTCGTGATATTGGTGCTGCCGCTGCAACTGCTGTAGGTGCGCCAGCGAACGCTGCGGCCGGCGCATCGGCACGGCCGGCGAACGTTTGGCCGCGACAGGCTCTAACAGTTAATCACAAATCCCGCACAGGTGCCATGTGGTTTGCCCGCGCCCCGTTTGGGGCACGGCCCGCTAGAATGAGCCGCGCCACCGGCCCTGTTCTCTTACATGGAAGCCTTCTTCGACTGGCTGTTTGAAACCATTGCCTTGCCCAAGGTAGGCCTGCCCGCGATCTTCGTGGTCAGCCTGGTGTCGGCCACCTTGCTGCCGCTCGGCTCCGAGCCGGCCGTGTTCGGCTACGTCAAGCTCAATCCGCAGATGTTCTGGCCGGCGATCGTGGTGGCCACCGCAGGCAACACCGTCGGCGGCGCGATCGACTGGTGGCTGGGCTACGCCGCCAAGCTGGCGCTGGTGCGCTACCACAAGCGGCGCCGCGCGCGCGAGCACGAGGCCGAGCACCTGGAGCACCGCGCCCACGCGCGCAAGCCGCCCAAGCCCAAGCTCGATGTCCGCTATTTCCGCTGGATGCGCCGGCTGGGCCCGCCCACGCTGCTGCTGTCGTGGCTGCCCGGTGTGGGTGATCCATTGTGCACGTTGGCGGGCTGGCTGCGGCTGTCGTTCTGGCCCAGCCTGGCCTGGATGGCAGTCGGCAAGTTTCTGCGCTACCTGGTCATG
The window above is part of the Cupriavidus taiwanensis LMG 19424 genome. Proteins encoded here:
- a CDS encoding xanthine dehydrogenase family protein molybdopterin-binding subunit — encoded protein: MNAPDNQRLVGASVKRKEDYRYLTGNGQYTDDIVLPQQSYAYFLRSPYAHARIRAIDKSAALAAPGVIAVLTGADLAADKVGGLPCGWLIHSIDGSPMKEPPHPVIAHDKVRHVGDQVALVIAETLQQARDAAEQIDVDYEELPAVVSAADAASASTLVHDDVPANTCYTWGHGDKAATDAAFARAAHVTTLEIVNNRLIPNAIEPRAVNASYTRQDDSYTVYVANQNPHVERLLMGAFVLGLPESRLRIIAPDVGGGFGSKIFLYPEDVALTWASKKVGRPVKWTADRSESFLTDAHGRDHVTRAELALDADGKFLAMRVHTVANMGAYLSTFASSVPTILYATLLAGQYATPAIYAEVQAVFTNTAPVDAYRGAGRPEATFVVERLVETAAHELNIDPAELRRKNFIRQFPYATPVGLTYDTGDYEPCLARAQELADVKGFPARRDEAKQRGKLRGLGYSCYIEACGLAPSNIAGALGARAGLFEVGEIRVHPTGTVTVFTGSHSHGQGHETTFAQVVADRLGLQLDQVEIVHGDTGRVPFGMGTYGSRSLAVGGSAIVKALDKIEAKAKKIAAHLLEASDSDIEFSNGVFRVAGTDRTKTFGEVALSAYVPHNYPLDKLEPGLNENAFYDPTNFTYPSGAYVCEVEVDPDTGESQVVKFTAVDDFGNIINPMIVEGQVHGGIGQGLGQAMMEQCVYDKDSGQLLTGSYMDYAMPRAGDLPDFTVETASGTPCTHNPLGVKGCGEAGAIGSPPAFINALVDALSPLGVKDVQMPATPHRVWQAIQAARTP
- a CDS encoding (2Fe-2S)-binding protein — its product is MAIPIRLTVNGKPVDAQVEPNTLLVQFLREQLRLTGTHVGCDTAQCGACTVHLDGRAVKSCNILALQADGATVTTIEGLAGDRAGNALHPMQEAFRECHGLQCGFCTPGMVMSATALVQQHPDADAATIRAHLEGNLCRCTGYHNIVRAVQQGQAAMQGTASAASAE
- a CDS encoding YqaA family protein, which codes for MEAFFDWLFETIALPKVGLPAIFVVSLVSATLLPLGSEPAVFGYVKLNPQMFWPAIVVATAGNTVGGAIDWWLGYAAKLALVRYHKRRRAREHEAEHLEHRAHARKPPKPKLDVRYFRWMRRLGPPTLLLSWLPGVGDPLCTLAGWLRLSFWPSLAWMAVGKFLRYLVMTAGLMWIPDTFWQNIAHTVKAWF